The following are from one region of the Treponema denticola genome:
- the cobO gene encoding cob(I)yrinic acid a,c-diamide adenosyltransferase, producing MKKGYVQVYTGDGKGKTTAAFGLALRAVCAGYKVYIGQFLKGMNYSELKAPEYLPNLTIEQYGEAHFVHNDPTEKDIQRANEGLDKIEKIIMSGEYDVVIMEEVNVALLYGLFDIERILHIIKNKPESVELVLTGRYANKKIIEAADLVTEMKMIKHYFNDGVQARRGIES from the coding sequence ATGAAAAAAGGTTATGTCCAAGTTTATACCGGAGACGGTAAGGGAAAAACGACAGCGGCTTTCGGGCTTGCTCTTAGAGCCGTGTGTGCCGGATACAAGGTTTATATAGGTCAATTTTTAAAGGGAATGAATTACAGCGAGCTAAAAGCCCCTGAGTATCTACCCAATCTTACAATAGAACAATACGGAGAAGCTCACTTTGTTCATAATGATCCTACGGAAAAGGATATTCAAAGAGCAAATGAAGGCTTGGATAAGATTGAAAAGATAATTATGTCGGGCGAGTACGATGTTGTAATTATGGAAGAAGTAAATGTTGCTCTTTTATACGGTCTTTTTGATATTGAACGCATCCTGCATATTATCAAAAACAAGCCCGAATCCGTAGAACTCGTCTTAACCGGCCGCTATGCAAATAAAAAAATAATTGAAGCGGCCGACCTTGTAACCGAAATGAAGATGATAAAGCACTATTTTAACGACGGTGTACAGGCAAGGCGTGGTATAGAATCTTAA